The sequence TTCGAGGACGGCAAATTCAGCGACGCCGGTCTGGTGGACACCATCCGCTACCTGATGGCACTGCAGCAGGGTCTTGAGACCGTGCAGATGGTCGACGAGGACGGTGTGGTGACCGACGTGCCAGTGGGCGAGGACGACATCGACCACCTCGGCAACCGCCGCGTGCGCACCGTGGGCGAGCTGCTCGCCGACCAGCTGCGCGTGGGCATGGGCCGTATGGCGCGTGGCGTGCGCGAGCGCATGCTGCTGGGTAACCCCGACGCCGCGACCCCCACCAAGCTGGTCAACAACCGTCCCATCGTGGCGGCCATGCGTGAGTTCTTCGGCCGCAGCCAGCTCTCACAGTTCAAGGACCAGACCAACCCCCTGTCGGACTTGCGTCACAAGCGCCGTATCTCCGCGCTGGGGCCGGGCGGTCTGACCCGCGAGCGCGCCGGCTTCGACGTGCGTGACGTGCACCGTACCCACTACGGCCGCATCTGCCCAATCGAAACGCCCGAAGGCGCCAACATCGGTCTGATCTCCTCGCTGTCCTCGTACTCCAAGGTCAACGACCTGGGCTTTATCGAGGCGCCCTACCGCCGCGTCGAGAACGGCCGCGTGACCGACGACGTGGTGTACATGACGGCCGACATTGAGGACCGCTACACCATCGCCCAGGCCAACAGCCCGCTGAACGACGACAACACCTTCGCCGACGAGCGTGTGCTGGCCCGCCGCAAGGGTGACCCGCTGTGGTACACCCCCGAAGAAGTGGACTTCATGGACGTGAGTCCGAAGCAGATCGTCTCGATCAACACCTCCCTGATTCCCTTCCTGGAGCACGACGACGCCAACCGCGCGCTGATGGGTTCCAACATGCAGTCGCAGGCCGTGCCGCTGGTGCGCGCCGACAGCCCCGCCGTGGGCACCGGTGTGGAGCGCCGCGTGGTGACCGACTCGGGCACCAGCGTGGTCAGCGACGTGACCGGCCGCGTGACCTACGTGGACGCCCGCGCCATTCAGATCACCCTCAGCGAGGACAGCGCCGAGGCCGGTATGGTCCGGGGCAACGTCCGCACCTTCGAGCTGGTGCGCTTCACCCGCTCCAACCAGGGCACCAATCTCGACCAGGCGCCTATTGTGAACGTGGGTGACGAAGTGGTGGCCGGACAGGTCATCGCCGATGGTCCCGCCTCCGACCTGGGCCGCCTCGCGCTGGGCCAGAACATCACCATCGCGATCATGCCCTTCGACGGCTTCAATTTCGAAGACGCGATCTGCATCAGCGAGGGCCTGGTTCAGAAGGACTTCTACACCAGCGTCCACATCGAAAAAGACGAGATCGACGCGCGCGACACCAAGCTCGGGCCGGAGAAGATCACCCGCGACATCCCGGGCCTCAGCGAAGCCGCGCTGCGCGACCTCGACGAGGACGGCATCGTGCGCGTGGGCGCCGAGGTCAAGCCCGGCGACATCCTGGTCGGCAAGACCAGCTTCAAGGGCGAGTCTGAACCCACCCCCGAAGAGCGTCTGCTGCGCTCGATCTTCGGTGAGAAGGCCCGCGAAGTGAAGGACACCAGCCTGCGCGTCATGTCGGGCCAGGGCGGCATTGTCGTGAAGACCGTGCGCTTCCGCCGCGGCGACGAGGGCGTGGACCTCAAACCCGGTGTGCGTGAAATGGTGCGCGTGTACGTGGCTCAGAAGCGACAGCTGCAGGTGGGCGACAAGGTCGCCAACCGCCACGGGAACAAGGGCGTGGTCTCCAAGATCATGCGCCCCGAGGACATGCCCTACCTGGAAGACGGCACCCCCGTGGACTTGGTGTTCAACCCGCTCGGCGTCCCCAGCCGCATGAACCTGGGCCAGATTCTCGAAACCCACCTCGGTGAAGTGGCCCGCCTGACCGGCCAGAAGTTCGAGACCCCGGTGTTTGACTCGGTTACTGAGGCGACCATCAAGGAAATGCTGGAAGTGGCGGCTGCCGAGAGGCTGCAGGCCCGCAAGGACGAGGGCTTCGAGCTCGACAAGCGCGAGCAGGAAGTGCTGGACCGCGCCGGCAAGCTGGGCGTCATCGACACTCCGGGCAGTGACTACGAGCGCGCCCAGATGCAGTTGGCCCGCACCGGCAAGAGCATCCTGTACGACGGCCGCAGTGGCGAGCCCATCAGTGGGCCTGTGGTCGTGGGCACCATGTACGTCATGAAGCTCTACCACATGGTGGAAGACAAGCTGCACGCCCGCTCCACTGGCCCGTACAGCCTGATTACCCAGCAGCCGCTGGGTGGTAAGGCCCAGAACGGTGGTCAGCGCTTCGGGGAAATGGAAGTGTGGGCGCTTGAGGCTTACGGCGCGGCGCACACCCTGCAGGAAATGCTGACGATCAAGTCCGATGATATCGATGGCCGCGACGCCGCGTACCAGAGCATCGTCAAGGGCGAGGAAGTCTCGGGCAGCACCATCCCCGAAAGCTTCAAGGTGCTGCTCAAGGAGCTGCACTCGCTGGGCCTGGACGTCGAGGTGCTCGACAATGGCGACCGCGCCGTCGACATCTTCGAAGGCATGATGCCCAAGCGCTAAAGCGCTCAGGGGAGGATATTCGCCCTCCCCTGCCCCCGGCTCAGCCCGCTTTGACCCCGACAACAAGCCTCTCTCACAGGAGAAGCCGTGAAAGATTTCAGCAAAGTCCGTATCGCCATTGCCAGCCCGGAGAAAAT is a genomic window of Deinococcus malanensis containing:
- the rpoB gene encoding DNA-directed RNA polymerase subunit beta, whose protein sequence is MSFNGIEPRIERFGDIKEVIPLPNLTEVQVNSFRAFLQADRAPDRREDAGLQSAFKEVFPIDETEKGRSTGLVLDYLEYRLGDPPYSPEECREKDLTYQAPMYAKLQLIHKDSGLIKEDQVFLGDLPLMTEDGSFVINGADRVVISQIHRSPGVYFTSSYKGIKKMYTGAIIPMPKRGPWIELEFAGGVLEMKVNKRKFPVALLLRVLGYDDAQLRALFTEFEPDVELPEDKSAGMGADEALLRLFTVLRPGDPPKRDKATQYLYGLLADPRRYDLGEPGRFKMNTKLGVNRPERTLLKFEDGKFSDAGLVDTIRYLMALQQGLETVQMVDEDGVVTDVPVGEDDIDHLGNRRVRTVGELLADQLRVGMGRMARGVRERMLLGNPDAATPTKLVNNRPIVAAMREFFGRSQLSQFKDQTNPLSDLRHKRRISALGPGGLTRERAGFDVRDVHRTHYGRICPIETPEGANIGLISSLSSYSKVNDLGFIEAPYRRVENGRVTDDVVYMTADIEDRYTIAQANSPLNDDNTFADERVLARRKGDPLWYTPEEVDFMDVSPKQIVSINTSLIPFLEHDDANRALMGSNMQSQAVPLVRADSPAVGTGVERRVVTDSGTSVVSDVTGRVTYVDARAIQITLSEDSAEAGMVRGNVRTFELVRFTRSNQGTNLDQAPIVNVGDEVVAGQVIADGPASDLGRLALGQNITIAIMPFDGFNFEDAICISEGLVQKDFYTSVHIEKDEIDARDTKLGPEKITRDIPGLSEAALRDLDEDGIVRVGAEVKPGDILVGKTSFKGESEPTPEERLLRSIFGEKAREVKDTSLRVMSGQGGIVVKTVRFRRGDEGVDLKPGVREMVRVYVAQKRQLQVGDKVANRHGNKGVVSKIMRPEDMPYLEDGTPVDLVFNPLGVPSRMNLGQILETHLGEVARLTGQKFETPVFDSVTEATIKEMLEVAAAERLQARKDEGFELDKREQEVLDRAGKLGVIDTPGSDYERAQMQLARTGKSILYDGRSGEPISGPVVVGTMYVMKLYHMVEDKLHARSTGPYSLITQQPLGGKAQNGGQRFGEMEVWALEAYGAAHTLQEMLTIKSDDIDGRDAAYQSIVKGEEVSGSTIPESFKVLLKELHSLGLDVEVLDNGDRAVDIFEGMMPKR